The genomic stretch ataacttgttttcatgactaatgagtttatggacATTGAATGGGTTTCTTGGCCGAAAATTTTCAGTAGCCTAAATTTCGGTGCGTCCctactaactaactaactaactaataaatatatatatatatatatatgtatgtatttatttattgtttttctcagtTTGCTCTGTGGGGGGCGCTGTTCTGTGGGCTGAGCCTGTGTAATCAGCACACGCTGGTCTTGTATGTTGTCATCATAATTCCCTGGGCCCTCCTGCACCTCTACACTCATAATGTAAGTATTGATAATCACTCAGCGGTACAGGGTTCAACGCATCATTTGTCAGCGTTTCACAGTAaggtaaataaattaatagtgCAGGTTAAAAACCTTTTAAAGAGCAAATTTGGTGATATTATGCACTAATATGCCACATCATGTAAAAATATACAGTCTTTAACTGGTCTAGAGAGATGTACTTTAAGGTATGGTTTTACGCTAGAATTTTGAAAGTCAtaaaaataggaaaaaatatataaattaattattacgtattttaaaacaaatatatacagctgctggtcatataattagaatatcgtgaaaaagttcattttttgtattgtaaattatttttaaaaatgaaactttcatatattctagattccctacatgtaaagtaaaacatttcaaaagtttttttttttaaattttgatgattagagcgtacagctcatgaaagtccaaaatccagtatttcaaaatattagaatatttcctaagatcaatcaaaaaattgattttcaaaacagaaaagttcaagttctttaaaatatgttcatttgtacactcaatacttggtcggcagcacatattacagcaaatgacttgctcctagcacaaattacagcatcagtgaagtgtggcatggaagtgatcagcctgtggcactgctgaggcactattgagccttcagatcatctgtatattgttggatcgactgtttctcatctttctcttgaaaatatcccatagattcaggggtcaggcatgttggctggccaataaagcacagtaatatcatggttagcaaaccacttggaagtggtttttgcactgtgggcaggtgctaaagtcctgctggaaaaggaaatcagcatctccataaagcttgtcagcagatggaagcataaagtgctccaaaatctcctggaagatggctgcattgactttgcacttgataaaacacaatggaccaacaccagcagacatcacggccccccaaatcattactaacttcagaaacttcccactagacttcaagcagcttggattctgtgtctctccagtcttccttcagactctgggaccatgatttcaacatgaaatgcaaaatttacttttatctgaaaagaggactttcgaccactgttcactgtccagttctttttctccttagcccaggtaagatgcttctgacgttgtttctgtttcagaagtggcttggtagtccttttcctgaagatgtccgagtgtggtgactcttgatgcgctgactccggcttcatttgactcattgtgaagctctcccaagtgtttgaattggctttacttgacagtattctcaagcttgcggtcatccctgttgcttgtgcacctttgcctacccaatttcttccttctagtcaactttgcatttaatatgctttgatacatcactctgtaaacagccaccccattcagtaatgaccatatgtgacttactctctttgtggagggtgtcaatgattgtctcctggaccattgccatgtcagcagtcttccccattagtgtggtttcaaagaacaagagatacccggaatttatactgtagggatggtcatttaatgaaactcaaatgtaaatattctaatattttgagatactggattttggactttcattagctgtacactctaatcatcaaaacttaaaaaaaaaacttttgaaatgttttactttgcatgcagggaatctagaatatatgaaagtttcatttttttaaatattttacaataaaaaaatgaactttttcacgatattctaattatatgaccagcacctgtgtatatatacatatactggTACTTACAACTGAAAGCAGTGCAAAGCAGTAAAGGAAAGTGTTCTCAGATGATTGTGGTATTGTCCAAGTGTTATGTCCATGCTGTTGTTTTATAATTATGTTTTGGCATGCAAATTTGAACATTTGGCAATGAAAAGAATCTGTCATATACAAGTGACATGTATTTCCCACAGGGTTTGTCCTTTATTGGTCTGGTGTCTTTGGGGATGTGTTTCCTGGCTGGCTTTGTGCCCTACATCTACCTGCCCATTTCCTCCTACCTCAACAGAGCTCGCTGGAGCTGGGGAGACCAGACGTCTCTCCACGGCTTCCTCACACACCTGCTCCGAGCTGAATATGGCACCTTCAGCCTGGTACCAACAGATTCATAAgtgttttataatttttaaaaaaaaagagatgttttcatgatttaaatatatgtacTAGGATATGATGTTTTCATGCTGTATTCATTTTCTTAAACTAATGCACCTCATGTCAATTTCTTTTGCTTCAGGCTAAAACGGATGAAAATTTGAGCCTCCTAAAAATGTTACGGTGAGTGTAACAAAATTGATTTGATGAATGACTTGATGAATTAATCCAGATTTTAATTCCCAGAAGGAAAAAGAAGTATGGGAATTATGTAAACCAAACAGTtcagtataaaaataaatgcaacagataaacggtgacgtcatgcacatgtgtattacgtgttcagtctgtAGGCATGTAGTGTAGTCaatttacaaagtgacatcgccaactactggcctggcagcataatacagcatttttagtctttTTCGGAGATCCGTGCGAATGGGGATCGTTTTCGTCATCGTTTATAGACAACGTTGTTGTCTATATGCAAAAAAcggaaaagaaaaaatacttcGTTGTCAAGTAAATGTTCCCTTAGATTTTGAATTTCATATACTCTTAATTAGTGTTGCAGGATTGTCACAACAATCATAATTGTTGATTATATCCATTTATATTGTAACTgctattattatatattattatatattttaatttaatactaAAACGTtactataattttatattaaaattctttttttgtGCAAGGCAACAGCTCACCATATTCTGTAGCactttaggtaacactttattttacattgtccTTGTAACACATATTACATTAAGTTGCTGTAGTAATAaccataaattatgcataattacatgtgACTAACCCTAAAGTaaatacatgtagttaattGTTAGTACTCAGTGCAGCCCTACTATCAAGTGAAAATTAGATTTTCAAACGTAATACCTTGAATCTTAATTTATACAATTTATAGACAAACTTACCATACCTTCTTATATTCAACCAAGCAAAAATGTTTCTGTGTTATAATAAGTGGCAGCTTTAATAAAGACTAATGACTCTGTTAATACCCCTTCCATAGTTAGTTCTCACAGATCCCCCTTCCCTCTAAAGCGCCAAAGCTGAACCTGCTAGGAATAACACATCTGTTGACACTAGTGTAAGACATCATGCGAGACTCGGGTCGTCTCCTCAGCCCACCCTCATCAAACGTTTGGGTGTCCCCAGAGAGAGAGCTTAGCTTATGTCCCGCTAGTACCAATCAGCCATTTCCCATCACCCCCCACAGCTGCCACATAGCATGATGGACAGGTGAGAGTGAGAGAGGGGAACACAACAAGCATGTCACTGCATAAACCTGCCATAAAGAGCTcaaacactctctctctcacacacgctTTCACACGACGCTTAAATAAGCTGTCAGAGAGAGATGGGTATTAAGGCAAAGGCAGGGCACTATCTCTTTCAGCAGGGAAATTGGCCATTGACTGGGTTTGGGATACAGATAGAAGGGAAGGCTGTCACAAAACTGCACTTAATGTTGAAAAAGATACTCAGACACACTCACAGCACTTTGAGTTTGAGTCTCTGTCCATCACAAAGACATGAacatacacacgcacacatagaGGATGTATTGACAAGTGTGTCTCCTGTGTCTCAGGGCTCAGTGGAATCACTGTGTGAATGATCTATCTTCCCCAGTACTTGTGCTGGCAGTTCTAGGCATTTTGCTGTCTGTACGGAGCAGGTAAGACATCACTGAATGAGATCTGACCAtcagtttaatgtttaatgccACTGAAGTGAAGAAAAACCACACAATCtgaagtttagtttttttccagACCATTGTGAATGTAAACACTGTGGCTGTGTGCAGCCTTCAAAACAtcactctgtttttttttcagcagtCCAACATGTCAGCTTTTGGCTTAACCACTGGCAGAACTACTCATTTGTCTTAAACCTGTTTGAAATGATCTTTTTTGCAATTCCATTTGGTGCTGCTAGGGGCACAGACATTGAAAAAGAAGTTTGGGGTTGTTAcaagttttaaatgttttagaaaCAAGTTCACCAAAAGCTGCATTGTGTTCACCAAAGTTCACAagttcaccaaagctgcattgtgatcaataatacagtaaaaacagcaataatgtgaaatattacaattaaatataattgtattatattttaattaatttttttaaagatttatttttggcatttttgaTGCCAGTATGATGCCTTTATTGATAGGACAGTACAGATAATCGATATAGATAATCGTCGGAAAGAAAAGTGGGAGAAAGAGGGGGACGGGATCGGAAAAGGTCACCGAGCCGGGACTCGAATTTTGGTCGCCTGAAGCGCAATCAGcgacattttttaatatattttaaaatgtaatttattcctgtgatgccaaagctgaactttcagcatcattactccagtcttcagtgtcacagatcctccaaacatttattattatcaatgttgaaaacagttgtgcttcttaatattttggtggaaaccgtgatagtttttctttttcttttgtaccattataaatgtctttactgtcacttttgatcaatttaatgcatccttgctgaatttaagtattaattccttaaaaaaaaaaatcttactgaccctaaaattttgatattttatattttgtacaatGGCTAATTCTGGTCCAGTAATCGGATTGGAGAAGTGGCTTTGAAAGTTTTAGTGTGTGTATGAAGGTAAATAATGCTGTTATTGTGTgctattatattgttatatataaacaaattattaaattattattctaCCATGAACTAATTTAGTGGAAAACTATTTTGACTGGATTTAGTTCTTGCGTTCTTGCATTGTTGTCATTGCAAAATAGCAAATTGCTAACCATGTTGTGTTTGAAATGTTCATTACTAGATATTAAGTTCTTGTTTATAGAactgtataaaagcaatataaATGTCACATCCATTCTGATATTGTGCTCATGTGTGCTCATGTGATATTACTTAAACAGAACTCGCAGGCAACTGACAAATATGCATACCAATAGATTTGCTatcatattttgtttaaaggtgccattgaattgaaaattaaatttacctcggcatagttaaataacaagagttcagtacatggaaatgacatacagtgagtctcaaactccattgtttcctccttcttatataaatctcatttgtttaaaagacctcagaagaacaggcgaatctcaacataacaccgactgttacgtaacagtcgggatcattaatatgtacgcccccaatatttgcatatgccagcccatgttcaaggcattacacaagggcagccagtattaatgtctggatctgtgcacagctgaatcaacagactaggtaagcaagcaaggacaatagcgaaaaatggcagatggagcaataataactgacatgatccatgatatcatgatatttttagtgatatttgtaaattgtctttctaaatgtttcgttagcatgttgctaatgtactgttaaatgtggttaaagttaccatcgtttcttactgtattcacggagacaagagccgtcgttattttcattttttaaacacttgcagtctgtataattcataaacacaacttcattctttataaatctctccaacagtgtagcattagccgttagccacggagcacagcctcaaattccaTTTTGAGGGtgatattagctgtgtgaactttgtttatgcagtgatagagtcgagagctcgggagagGGTGGAGAGCgcgcaatttaaaggggccgcagcatgaatcggcacatttctaattacgcctcaaaataggcagttaaaaaaaattatttaaaaaaatctatggggtattttgagctgcaacttcacagacacattcaggggacactttagacttatattacatcttgtaaaaaaacgttcgatgacacctttaaaatgtagtttcaaTGTATTCAAAGTCAATATCatcataataatttttaaattaatgacaCATACTGTATGTGGCCCCCAGAATTCGCTTTGTTTTTGTCTGGTTGATTGTCACCATGGTGAGCATCTACTCTGTGTTCTTTGCCTGGAGAGCAAACCTGAACATTGAGAAGCCTCTTCTTCTGGGAGTGGTGAGTTTAAGGTTTAGAGTTATTTCTTCTATAATGTAAGAAATGCGCTTCAGTGTATGTACTGCATGTGTGTATGTAGGTGGAGCGCTTCTGGCTGCAGGCTGATGCTGGGGTGTGTGTTCTGGCTGGTCTGGGTCTGAGCTGGGCCGTGTGTTGGCTGAACGGGCGTCTGAGCCGGGGGACGGTGTGGAACACGGGAGCCTGGATACTCACTGCAGGCCTCATCTCACACATGATCAGCTTAAACCACAGGTAAACCATTCATACACAGGGTGCCAATGGACGCTATAAAACTATTCAGACATCATTCACTTTTCAAAACTTGTTTATCcaaaaaaacaatgcttcaggtaGTTATTATACTTTAAATGTGCGTTCTGTGttggaatgtctgtttttgttttggtctgtgtgatcCCGCCCACTGcaaatttacccaatagtatttcgacatcccGGGTTGCATGTTGGCAAAAAACAGCATATTGCAGGCATGGAAGTCAGCAAATGAACTGGCTTAGAGATTGCAGATTCTgcctgacctaaaaagcctcggCATCCATATAATAAAACGCATATTAAAATGTGGATAAATAtacagtagggctgcacgatatatcgcatgagattgtcacgcgcatttcgtcagtaaagccggttccctgattaccgccaaatcgccatcacctgctttcaaatggagcggcatttaatagacagagccgtagatcactgaaaagccacgcaatatcacgttcattatcgaaggcgattcatctgcgatatgaacgcgatattgcgtggcttttcagtgatctacagttctgtctattaaatggcgcaccatttgaaagcaggtgatggcgatttagcggtaattaGGGAACCGGcttctcatgcgatatatcgtgcagccctaatatacaGTGTAAGGCTCGTTGCTTTCCATTGTCAATTGCACTTGTTTTTGTTGCGTGTCCTCAATCTGGCATCCCGTGTAAGCGttgagtctgaggaggaggaagcGGGACAAACAACTCTCtccaatattttaaatttgaactGCAGTACCCAGTTCGACCACTAGCTGtaaatattacatactgcacctttaaggaaGCTTCACACATGTCTGTAGACATTTTCTTTTATACTGATTTTTTGAACACTACAACAATAAGAGATTTCAGTGTTAAGATGAGGAGGTTTCTGATGATTAGTTTTTGTCCTAACTCAAATGTGTTTGCAGAAAGTCCCCAGGAGACTTTTTAGATGTTTTGTTTATGTCTGTTTGTTTATGTtaagtgttttgtttatgtCTGTAGGTAAATATGGCATTTATGTAATGAAAGATGTCTATTTGAAGTAAATACTATTCTTTTGAACCttcaattcatcaaagaatcctgaaaaaaaaaaaaagtaaaatggtttccacaaatatattaagcagcacaactgtttttaacattaataataataagaaatatttcttgaggagcaaatcagcatattagaatgatttctgaaggatcatgtgacactgaagactgaattaatgatgctgaaaattcaactttggcttcatagaaataaattacattttaaaataaattaaattacaaaacagtattttttactgtatttttggtcaaataaacgcagccttTGTGAACTTAAGAGATGGCAGTGTATGTATTTATACATTgttacatataaataaatatatactgtatataggcctatatacgATTAAAAATTTAGGATGAAACATGTCTGGactttttactgtacttttgtttttgcattaaaTAGTTTGTAAGGTAGTTTGCTCTTTGGTCCAAATGATGGtacctttgaaaaaaaaaaaaaaaaatcacccagGTCAGAATATCGAATATCATATCATAGACTAAAATATCAGGTCAAATAGTTGATATAATTGTATCATTGACAACCATAGGTTTCCTACATACAGTATCTGTGCTATTTCATGTATCACTGACCACCTGACTGATCATCCCTTACTTATAATATTTATGTCCATTCTATCTATTGAATTTAACCAATATCCCCTCATTAATCAGCgcagaaaataaaaatgcataaatatccatttttgtaATCAGAGATCTAGAATATTCAAACAAATGTAGATATCAGGTATTATTTCCTGTCTAACTACTAATTATTTTGCAGTGGGCCTATCAGTGTGCATTACTGCATTATTTAGCAACATCACAGAGCCATTGAACCTTTGAGTTTTTTGTATATTTGTGGTCGATCATCCAGACCATGGCAGTCACTCCCTGAATTCCTCATTTCCTCCATGCTTCAGCACACATCAAAGCAAAAGCTCTCTTGCACTCTTCTGCAGCTTTGACTCTATGCTTGATTAGCCGTCCTGGCCACGCTAGTCATGCAGATTAAAGCAGCCGAGTTCTGTGCTTGATTAGACATCCTAGCCACGGCAGTCATGTAGATTAGAGCGGTGAGGTTTGGTACATCGCTGCCACAAACTGTGCCGCTTTGATCAATGGCGAGACTGACGCTCTTGTCAGCGCTCATCACACCTGTCCGAGGCTGATTACAGCCGAGAGATGTTCCACCTCATCACTGCTCGCTACTCAGAGAGAAACACAGGAACTGACTTCAGAACAGCTGTAAGAAAGATAATGTCATGGATCCTTACATTTTTGTGCAAACTCTTCAAAGTAAACATCACTGCTGATGTGGTTGAAGTATTTGTGAATGAATGTGCATGTACTTTTACACACTCCTGACAAACTTTTCTATCACTTTTTAGATCACTTTCAGCTcgcaaacaaactttttttactAAAGACTTTTACAAACAGGCATTATTGGCCAAAATTGGGATTTTGGAGATGCAATAATTACCAAAATCTGGTGGTGACCCATGTGCCCTATGACACGACTCCAcaatcacacacaaaaaaagtaataattaccTATGTAAACCCTTTTGTTGACCATATACACATATTTTTATGAAgaataaacaaatgaaaagtCCAGACATGTTTTCccctaaattattttttaaaagatctgtattaaatctaatttatttatgtgcaacaatgtataaatatataataaataaataaaaggggGGTGCTAGGTGGTaattttagggctgtcaaagttAACATATTCACCTAAGATatcaataaaatatgtttataataatattttaacaatttgcTTCAGTACAATAACAATTAAAggcaaatgtttaatttatgaaGCAATATGTAATTGGGTTGTCTTTGCAATATTGCATTCTTATGTGATATATAAagcaatttatatttatataatattacaattaatacattaatatttttctcacacagtataaatatgtttttaatcacagttttatacataaaaatatataggtTTATATTGTATAGAAATTATCATTATATTTAGggcagtattatttatatactattatagtttttactaatatttaaatcatttttaaaaaaaaatattttgtttaattttatattttcattttagtttaatatttagtaattttattgttttgtcatttgtatttttttttttaatatctctaattaggtttaatttattttatttcggTTTTAGTTAggttcaatttttattttttatttattttagttttaaatatttgtaaagttTTTCTGTcaaatattaatttcattttatttaagctTCATagctttttttagtttttagttaatgataataattctGATTTGGGGTCCTTGgcattaaaaagttttaatatacttaaatatacttttgtatatttattaagATAAATATACAAAACACTGAACTTAACCCCTCATTGCAACTCAAGCAACACTGAACATACTTTTTTCATACTACATTTTAAACAAGGTattttcaaagtgtgtgtgtgtgtgtgtgtgtacagagaGTGTGATCAGAGCAGTAATGACGTCATGGACAGGTTTGCTCGTGAGGTTGTGTTGTCATTGCCGGAGGGCTCGTTGGTTCTGACTCGTGGTGATCTCCCGGGCAACACGCTGCGCTACGTCCACTACTGCCAGGGTCTCCGACCAGATCTCAGCCTTGTTGACCAGGAGGTCCGTAATCCAGCATGACACATGTCTAATTTATTTCAGCCATAAATATGCCTTTTTAATTATAAAGTTGTAAAAACTGCCATTATATTATGCAGATGATGACGTATAGCTGGTATGTGGCAAAACTCCAGAAGCATTTACCTGGAGTCACGTTTCCTGGCCGCTGGTGGGATCCAGTCAACACCGCAGAAAAGAAAACTTTCAGCATTGAGCAGTTTCTCAAGCACAATATGCAGTAAGATAAACACACATGGGCCTATGTTCACATTCATGCCATCTGTGTATATGCTACTACAGAGAAAGCActgtttttctcatttaaataataatttgtgtatatttttaatttgtgtatATTCATAGAACTATTTGCTGAATGCACTAGAGTTTAGTAAACCAATTACACATCTTCTATTAGCCCTTAACACCAGACTGGGAGAGCAAAGAAAATGCGCAATCTGTTCTGCCTCCCTCCACCAGACGGCAGTATTTCCTTGGTAAAGCCCCCGGACTCTGAGTGGGGGGCAATAAACACTAGTCATTTCCCTGGGAAGCAGTACAGAGAGAATAAGGAATAAATACTTGAGAAAAAAACAAGCAGCAACCTGCTTGTTTTGTTAAGGGAGCCAGTTTTTATGTTCCTGCCAGGTGTATCCCATAATTCAAGATCTTTAAAGGCTCTAACAACAGGTTTAGAAGCTTTTACTCAGTTTTATGTTCAAATACTCATGTAATAGTACCTGTTCCTATAGTATCTTTTTCatctattttaattttattttattggtaacattataacataacAACGTTACATTATATACCACATAAAGAGATTTTTGGTTTATGTGCttttaataatgaatatatattgcAACTTAATTTGCACATTTGAATGTACATTAACTGTACATCAGTAAagcataatgtaataatgtgtGTTGTTATTATAGTTTAGTAATGAACATCATTACAAAGTTTTACCCACTCATTTAAAACTCTATACTTTGAGTGATGCCATGTCACTATGACTAATGGTCAGTTTTTGCTCTGGTTTGTCTACAGCAGGCCTGTGTTTGTATGTATTGGTCTAACTGAGGGTGACCCCAGCTGGGAGAGGAGTTTCTCTCGTTGGCCCTGGGGCGTCTGTGAGCAGTTGGTACCTGTCAAGACCCCTTTTGACCCTGAAAAATGGGCCCAAAAAACACTTGACCTTTACAACTGGAGCCAGCCACATGACAGGTAGCACATCACTTTTGTTTGCAGTTTACTTAGGGAATGACTTTATGACCTTGTAGGCCAATATTTGTTCTGTTAATATATAGACTATAATGTTTTCacctgaaatgaacactagatgcagttaaatgacaacaatttaatttcttttcaaaaggAGATTTCAGATTATTGATAAATAAAGACTTATATTTGTACAGTTCCTTGTACAATACTAtgtcaaaacacttttaccatagtgcatgatttgtaaacatacattttgacatttgcatcacataaaCAGCTCCATATATATGGCTTTTCTAATGTTGTAAACTTGCTCAGGTGCTCACATGGTACAGCAATGCACTTTCAATGCAGAGCACTTACACTTGTGAAACACTCACTCCACAAAAGAGCACAAAGCATCACAGAAGCAAGTTAAAACGCCATAGTTCATTCAGCAAAAGCATTTTTATATCactttgtttttgttaacactatcaggGTAGGGTTTGTTGATTTCAAACATGATAGAGCATTaacttttagcgccactcaccaGGCATTTAATTTCCAAACTGCCATGATACGTACAACAACCAACGTAATAAAACTTTGCCATAGTCAGAGAGTTCAGTGCCAGTCACTGGGCATTTAACATTGAAAGTGTTGCGAAACATGCTACAAGCCTTGCAATGTCATTTTGCAAAAAAGTACACACAGAccctttttttttcatgacaCTAGGgtgcagggcttgacattaaaggtgccctagaattaaaaagtgaatttatattggcatagttaaataacaagagttcagtacatggaaatgacatacagtgagtctcaaacacagttgtttcctccttcttatataaatctcatttgtttaaaagaccttcgaAGAACAGGCGGATCTCAACCTAACACcgtctgttacgtaacagtcgggatcattaatatgtacgcccccaatatttgcatatgccagctcatgatcaaggcattacacaagggcaggacgtctgaatgtgcacagctgaatcatcagtctaggtaagcaagcaaggacaatagcgaaaaatggcagatagcGAAAGATggcagcaataataactgacatgatccatgatatcatgatatttttagtgatatttgtaaattgcctttctaaatgtttcattagcatgttgctaatgtactgttaaatgtggttaaagttaccattgtttattactatattcacggagacaaaactgttgttattttcattttttaaacacttgcagtctgtataattcataaacacaacttcattttttataaatctctccaacagtgtgtaatgttagctttagccatggagcatactatcaaactcattcagaatcaaatgtaaacatccaaataaataccatacttacgcgattagacatgctacatgacgaacactttgtaaagatccattttgagggttatattagctgtgtgaactttgtttatgctgtttaaggcaagcacgagctccgggggaggggagcacgagatttaaaggggccgcacagcctgaatcggctcatgTTTAATGAtacctcaaaataggcaattaaaaaaatgaataaaaaaaaatctatggggtattttgagctgaaacttcacagacacattcaggggacaccttagacttatattgcatcttttaaaaagacgttctacggcacctttaacttttttgctcaccggccactgtggctagtggtttcccaaagttactagccactcagcattttcactagccacaattttgacattgataccatggggaaaaaca from Megalobrama amblycephala isolate DHTTF-2021 linkage group LG5, ASM1881202v1, whole genome shotgun sequence encodes the following:
- the tmem260 gene encoding transmembrane protein 260 isoform X4, with the translated sequence MRETENGGDVSSKSAESQRLFLAHSVDIAYYNKLAGPGPGAVLAGGVFAVSRLVWQWSVVAEVFSLNNLFVGVLFSLSACFNCAKSVEQKKKFALWGALFCGLSLCNQHTLVLYVVIIIPWALLHLYTHNGLSFIGLVSLGMCFLAGFVPYIYLPISSYLNRARWSWGDQTSLHGFLTHLLRAEYGTFSLAKTDENLSLLKMLRAQWNHCVNDLSSPVLVLAVLGILLSVRSRIRFVFVWLIVTMVSIYSVFFAWRANLNIEKPLLLGVVERFWLQADAGVCVLAGLGLSWAVCWLNGRLSRGTVWNTGAWILTAGLISHMISLNHRECDQSSNDVMDRFAREVVLSLPEGSLVLTRGDLPGNTLRYVHYCQGLRPDLSLVDQEMMTYSWYVAKLQKHLPGVTFPGRWWDPVNTAEKKTFSIEQFLKHNMHRPVFVCIGLTEGDPSWERSFSRWPWGVCEQLVPVKTPFDPEKWAQKTLDLYNWSQPHDSFHPGSWERIANEEMWQARMKTAFFLFDLAENMEREQQARLYELSYYLYCQIVDAQVDYPANWDKNLALAAERLLQSGGRGYGLDSLLSRSIHHFSRYLQREPTDPQSKAIRSVITHLRKEREKLRDRQKG